CGCTCTCGCTCCTTCGCCAAATATGCTAGCGCATTGTCCGATTCATCAGGAAGCTCACCATCATCCAACATTTCAGCGATGATTCTAATAGCATTTAGGTCTGCGTTTTTATATGCCTCAACAGCATTCATAAACAGGTCAATTTCTGCCCTAGATAAGTCAGGATTTAGATCAGGATGAAGAGCTTTTACAATCTTTCTGTATAAAGATTTTAGTTTCTTTTTATCCTCACCAGATAGAACTTTACCCTTGCTTCTATCTAAAGCCTCGTTCATAGCCTCTATTTGTATTTCAAGAAAGTCCTGGTACTCGGCAAATTCCTCATCTAGTTGCTCTTCTATTTCTGAGACATCAGGCTTCTCCTGCCTGTTAAGCTTTGCTTGTATAAGCTCTATTTTTCTCTTAAGTCTAAGCATCTTGCACTGAGTTTCATATAGCTTATATTCGAGTGCCCCAAGCGCTAGCATATATTGCATTTCTATATTTGGACATATGACAAAGCGAAGCTCATCATATTCAAAATATAACTTTGATAAATCGGCACGAAGCTCCTCGACCTCTGATTTCAATTCTTCGTACATAGGAAACAATATTATGTTGCTAGATTGTGATTCGATTTCCATACTATAATCCTCTATATCAAAATGAATTTTACCTATTTATCTCCATCCTCCCGGCAACTTTATAAGTCCAAAGGTCAAAGCCTCTACAAGCCAGTCAAAAACAGGATATAAACTTCTATCTGAATAGAACCAAATTACATAAAACCATACAAGATGTAATATGCCTGTAACTATGCATATTGCTACGACAAGCTTATTCTTTTTTACAAAGAAAATTCCTATTATCAATACCCAAAGAGAAATGCAATAGGGTATAAAGCTGGTCACTGTGTCATATAAATTCATCTTCTCGTTATCTATCGTGTTGTTCATGTATAGGTCCCAGAAATACAATTGATACAAAATCTGCCCTATCAAAAACAGCGCTACTGCTGAAACTATCAAAAAGTAAAATATTGACCTCATGTTAAGATACTTTTTCTTCGATTTCATACTTTACACCCTAATCCTTACATTTTTACAGCGCAGCTTTTTCTCGTCTAATACGGATAAAAATATCCTGAAAGTCCAAAAGTCAAAACAGCCATGCACCAGAATACAAACTGTGAAAAATTCTCCATTAGGTTAACAACAAGCCAATAAATTACTATCGCATGAACGATTATGTAGAAAAAACATATCGAGATAGCAAGCTTACTAGTTCTCAAAAATGAAATACCTATTATAATTAACCAAAAAGAAAGGCAGTATGGTATAAAAAGACCTATATAGTCAAGATCTATTCTTCCACCACTTGCCTCATAGCTCTGATACATACCACTTTGACTAATAACGAAGCTCAAAATAGGTAGTGCAACGGTCATAATAGCAGCTAAATAGTATATCGACCTCAAATTCAGGTACTTGCTTTTTTGTTTCATACTCTGTTCCCATCCTCGTTAAATTCCTATACATCGATTCTATATGAAAATTTTTACTTTTTCAATAGTACAACAAAAATGGACAGCTCTTAGACTGTCCATTTCGTATAGATTTCACCTTTTATTGAATTGTATTGATACTTTGGTTTAAATAGCTTTTGGATGCTTACTTTTTCGCAATCGTATACTGAAAAGTATCGCCCTCTGTCAAAGCATAATCGCTAGCCTCGAGCATTCCGTCCATTACAGCTTTGCGGATTGCGTAATACTTTGATGTATCTCCGCCGTTCCAGTACTGCGCGTGAATGTCCTGAGACATCTTCCATGTCAGCGAATTCTCACCCTGAGCCACAACCGAGTTTACGTGATCGCATGGCATTCCGTTTACAAAGAAGTCCTCAAAATACTTGTAGATTCCTTCAGCGTCAGCCTTTGCATCTACTGCGTTGCTCTTTCCGAAGTCAAAAGCAAGTGCTTTGACCTCATCAAAATTATCACCTAGCAAAGCAATTAACGATGCGTAGCGCATCTCTGCATCTGTAATCTGTGACTGGAGCCATCCGTGGATGTTGCTTTCATCGATTACAGACTCTAGTGCAGGAAGCTCCTTTGTGTACTCAGAAGCGTTTGAAATCCAGCCATTCTTTGACGCCTCAGCAGCGATTGCTGCAGTGAGCTTTTCCTGATTGTTGATTTTGTTATATAGCCAATAGTGAATTGGCCCCAAAAACATACTCATATATCATCCTCTTTCTATTTTTATTAGCCGGCCCGTCGATTTATGCCTCTTCGATTGCGCCGACAGGACATCCGTCCATTGCCTCTGCTGCAGTGTCTAGAGCATCATCAGGTACGTCAGCTTCGATAGCTACTGCGATACCCTCGTCGTTCATTGAAAATACTTCTGGACATGTTCCAGCACAGAATCCGCATCCGATGCAGCTGTCATTTACAACATATTTCATTTTGATTTCCCTACTTTCTATTTATACTTAGATTACTCTAGCGTTAGCAAGAGTGCCATTTTGAACTTTTCTGTTGCCTTAACAAAGTGAGCTCCGCCCTTAGCAAAGTGGAATTCTTCACCCGCTTTGATTGTGTGCTCTGTTCCCTCGTAGCCTATAACACCTTCTCCATCTAGTGCGAAGATGAGCGCTTCTCCAGGCGCTGCATGCTCTGAGAGACCCGTTCCTTTGTCGAAAGACATGATGATAAACTTCATCTTGTCATTGTGAGCTATATCCATGTTTATTACTTTACCCTCTTGGTAAGGGATTAAATCGGCTAGCTTAAAAACTTCACCTGCTTTGATTGCACTGTTCATATTATCCTCCTTTGAAATAGATATTTCTGTATATATCGCGCCCTCTTCGGTACGCATCCCAATAGGTTTATCCGTCTGTGTTAGAACTGCTTCGCCTGCACAAAGTGCTCTTTGATATCCGTCTGTGCCGTAAACCTCGAGGCTTCCTTCCTCGACGATTATCAGCTTGTGATACGGAAATATCTCAGCGCTTATGTCTGTCTCAGGTGCCATGGAGAAGTAAATTATGTAATTTTCTCCATCAAAGATTGACTTTGATACCGTGCACCCTGGGATGTAGGCGTTTTCCTTTGCTATTGAAAAGACCTTTCCGACAACTTCCTTCATAGGCATTCCCCTTTCTAACAGTTCTTTCTTGACTTTTCACTTGTATTATATTACTGTAATACCTATATTTATGTTGTTTAAACAACAAAAATGAGATTTTATGAATTATTTTTCCGTCAAAGACAGCTCTCTTTAATGGAATACGAGAAGACGAGATTGAACATTTGATATCCTGCTTAAACGTCAGTAGAAAGACGTATACAAAGAGTGAAGTAATTTGCCATGCCGGCAATAGAGTACACGAGATAGGGCTCGTCCTCTCAGAGAGCGTTTCGTCAAGTACCTTTTTTGATTTATTGATGCTTGTATTTTGAAAATTGAGTAACAAAAAACAGTAAACCTTTTTTGATTTACTGTTGCTAAAACTATTATATTCAATTACACAAACTACGCTTTATCTACTAGATTTCATAATATCTATAGCAAACTTTCCACTTGCTGCAGCAATAGGAAGTCCTCCACTAGTTTGAATCCATTGACTGGCAAGGTATAAATTATTTAAACCTTTAATAGTGCTCTTAACATACTTGTTTTTATATCCTTTCTGTGGATTAAAACTCATGTAACCCCCTTTATATGCATTACACCAAGTTGTAAATGTAACTGGAGAATATGTTCCAAGTACGATGAGTTTCCCTTCAAGCTGTGGATACTTTTTTTCAATTCTTAATCTCAAGTCATCTGCAAGACGCTGTTTTTCTTGATTGTATAAGCTAATATTATTTTTTAGTCCAGACCAATAGGCATAATTTTCATCATTTTGTAAAATATTACATTGAATGACTCTCTTTTCCATTGGAAATAGTGTCTCATCATAATCAAAAACTCGCATTCCACAAAAATTATGTGTTTCCCCTGCAACATCATATTCATCACAAGGGAAAATAATGCTTCCTTTAGGTAATTTCAAATCTTTCTCAGTAGCTATTCCAAATGCAACCTGATAACATGTATTAGAAACATAGCCCTGTGGATTATCATACATGTACCTAAGATTTTTATCTAAATATTTTTCATCAATTAAGTCATAGAAAAGATAATGTGGGTCTGCACACCAAATATAGTTATCTGATTTGATTACCTCTCCATTATTACCTAGAATACTAACAACTTGACTATCTACAATATTTATTTTTACAATATTAATACCTAGATGCAACTTCCCACCTAAGGATTCAAATTTAGCAAGCATTCTACCAACCAAGCCAACAGAACCTCCTTCTGGTATAGCTGCTGTGTTGCTTGTAAAAAAAGCATATGATGCAACAAAGGAAAGAGCGTTAAAATTGCTATTAAAGTAATTTTTAAACATTGCTCTAATGTAATGATTCTTAAAGCGATTGACAAACTCCTCCATCGGCTGTTTTCCATATTCCTTTATAGCCTTATTAGCATCTTTCATGCTCATTCCTAGTTTAATAAACTGTATTAAATTCATATGAGCAATTGAAATATCACATGGTGGCTTTATACACTCTAAGGTTTTAACACAGTCAAAAAACAAATTTAATTCTTTGGTATCTTCTGGAGCAAGCTCTAAAAACTCTTTTCTTGCTTTCTCTAAATTTCTCCACAAATGTAGTGTTATTCCATCCATATTCATACAATAAAAATATGGCTCACGATAGATCTTCAAACTATCAGAAATAACTCCTAGATTTTCCCACATTTTATATAGTTGTTCATCCTTATTGCATCCAACAAGAAAATTTATACAATTATCTATATGATATCCTTGCCTATTCCACCCTGTACACTCACCTCCAGGCATTTTGTTTTTTTCATATATTTCTACTGAATATCCAGCCTGCAATGCATATATTCCAGCACTCAACCCCGAAACACCTGCTCCAATAATTACTACTTTTTTACCCATACCGTCTCAACTTCTCCTTCTTCTACAAAAAATAAAATTTCTTCACTGCTTAAATGAAGGATTTTCTCTATTTCGCTTTTTATCTATGTTCTATGCTTTCAGTAGACTATTTCATGCCACTCTCTGATTGTAGGAAATCTTTACAAGAGAGGTTACATCTACTACGCTACTTCGTTGCTCGTACAAGCAGTGTTACGCATTCTCCGGTTTGCTGTCTCCAATCACCACTATGCTCAACAATCTTACCATCAATAATTTTATCACTATTTATACCTGTTATTTCTATAACTTTGTTTGTGGGTGTTATTCATATAAGCTCACCTTCGTGAGTTCCACTCATAATAAATTCTGATATTACATAACCTTTATCTTCATATTGTTTACTTGAAGCCATACCCACACCTCCAAAAATTTAAGATTTAAATATCAAACATATACTTCCAAATTTTCAAAGGCTCTTTTAACCATCTCTTCATAAGACTTGTTATCAAATCCCAACTTAGATTTTGCCATCTTCATCTTGATGATATCCGAAAGCTGTAAAAGATAGTCGTTATACAATTTAATAAACTTACTTACGTTTTCTTTCTCATTGGAATTCCACTCATTAGAGCTGAAATGAACATATACAATAAACTTCTTAGTTTTAGAATAATATCTTACCTGATAAATTCCAGACTCAGGATAATATTTCGATACATTTCCGCTAAAACAAACGCAAATATCCATCTTCTGCAGTGCCTCTATCTCAATGCTTTCAAAAGAAGCTTTCAATTCTTTTCTTACTGTTCTTGCAGCAGATAATATATTATCTAACACATTATCCATTCCTCCAACAATAACATTCATATTGACTTTCATATTTTCCCTCGACTTATCGGCTTTAAAATTAAATTTCCACCAAAATTTGTTGATGGTATTATAGCATATTCGTATAAGGTTTCATATCTTTGATTACTACTTCTTCTCTCATTATTTGTTTCTAACATCTGCCTTGACTTTTCACTCTAATTACATTACCGTAGTACCTATATTACGTTGTTAAAACAACAAAAGGAGATTTCATGAACTATTCATTTCTATCAAATTCAGCTCTCTTTAATGGAATACAAGAAGATGAAATTATAGATAAGCAAATAAGAAATATTCGCTCGTTCCTATTATTTTCGTTCAAGAGTCACTGATAGCTTATAGATAATAAAAATAATGGCGTGGTAACTATAGTCCGCCATTATCTTATCGTTCAACATCTTGATTTAATGTCAGCTACTATCTACCGTTTCTTTTTTAAAGTACTGCATAAAATCCTGTGTATTTATCTAACTTTCATATAAAGTGATTCTGTTTTAATTATCATCATCTTTACTATTTTTTCTTTTTATTCCTATAACGATTAATGAAATAATCACGGCGACAGCAGGTATAATTATAATAATTCTTGTTAAATTCCTATCTGACACAATCTGTGTTAATGGTTGCCCGAAAAATTTTGTTATTGCTATCACAAGCGCTATAGAAAAAAATATTGCTATAATCAAAAAAGTGATGTGACCCCAAAAAGTTAGACTTTTATTGCGTAACAGATTCTAATATCTGTTACGCATTTTTTATGCAGCTAAGAGACTTTGCCTGTATTGTACAGGACTCATCCATCCTAGTTTTTCTTTTATTCTTTGCTCGTTGTAATACTTAATGTATCGTTTTATTTCTAACTTTAATTCTTCATAACTATAATAAACAACACCATAATAGATTTCTTGCTTAAGGAGACCAAAGAAGTTTTCCATAACAGAGTTGTCACGACAGTTTCCTTTGCGTGACATACTTTGGAAAATTCTTTCTTCATTAAGACGATGCGAGTATGCCTTCATCTGATATGCCCAACCTTGATCAGAGTGGAATGTTCTTCGATATGGGCAATCAGAAGTTATTGCAATTGCATGTTCCAAGGCATCCATGATGTTCTTAGCTGAAGGATGTTTATCAATTCCATAACTTAGGATTTCTCCATTGCACATATCCATAAATGGATCCAAGTAAAGTTTATGCATTGTCATATGTCCTTTAGAATCTACTTCATAGTACTTAAACTCTGTAGTATCTGTTGTAATCTTCTGATGTGGGATATGTGTGTTAAACCGTCTCTTTATTCGATTAGGAGCAACAGTTCCGACTTTTCCCTTGTAAGAACTGTATTTCCGACTTTTGCGAGTGAACGATGTAACCTGTAAACCTAGCTTCTGCATTATACGTTGTACTTTCTTTTTATTAATGCTATAGCCTTGATTTCTTAATTCTGCTAACATTCGACGATATCCATAATCCTTATTAAGTTCTCGAATCTCAAGTATCTTTTCCTCGATTTCTTTGTCAGGATTTTCTCTATTAATTCTTTTTTGCCAATACATATATGTTGCCTTAGGCATGCCTATATAAGAGAGAAGGTCTTTTAGTTTGAATTCTCCTCGGAGGCTGTTGATGACGAGTGCCGTTCTCTCATTTTTGCCTCGTCCTCTAAACGCAACCTCCTCAGTTCTTTTAAAAAGGCATTCTCAATTCTTAGCTTAAGCAGTTCATCCTCTAGTTCTTTTACGTGTTCGGCACTGGTGTCGATAACGCTGTTTTCTTGAATTATTGGTTTATTATCTATCTTAGGTTTATCCAATGTTTTCTTTCGACCTTTCTTGCGAGGTCTCAAAGCATCAGGACCGGCAGCACGAAATCGGTTAACCCAGTTCACAATCATACTTGGATTGCTTATCCCTTCTCGAATCGCCAAGTCTTGATATGAAATCTCACTTGATAGATATAACTCTACAACAGAAATCTTCTTTTTGAAAGAGTATTTTATTTGATTACGAGAACGCCTTAATCCTTCATCACCGAACGCACTATATGCATTAATCCATTTGCGTAACTGTGAGTTAGAACCAAGTCCATATTTTTTAGAAAGATATTGCGTTCCCCCTTTGCCATCCAAATATTCTAAAACAACTTTCTTCTTGAATTCAAAACTATGTTTTGCCATAAAAATACCGACCTCCTAATCGTTAGATTTTGGTCTAACTTTTTGGGGTCGGTACAAAGTTATAGGCTTTTTATTATTTGCTTTTGGTGGAAGATATGCATTGAACGCAATCAACCTCACAAGGTAAACGCCCATGCAAGCCGTAATAATAACCATAACATCTATGGGATAAGTAAGCCATTTTATTCCTGCACCATGCAAACCACAATTCAAAAGAAGTACCCAATACATTATCATAAACATTTGGTTTCCGATACTATTGCGCATCTGTTTTTGCATTTCGTCTAAACCATTTTTATAATTCCTCATTGTCATCCTCCCAAAAAATTTGATCAAGCGTTTTCCCAAGTATTTTGCAAATAGCAACACATAATCTGATTGATGGATTATAATTGCCTTTTTCGATTGCGTTTATCGTCTGTCTGGCTACTCCAACAGCTTCTGCGAGTTCCTTTTGTGACATGTCCTTTTCTGCCCGAGCTACTTTTAATCGCAAGTTTTTAGCCATATACTATACCTCCTAGCAAAAGAGTACTATATATATGTACGAATGTCAACTATATATGACTTTTATATATTTCATATGTTTATAAATATATATCTTCAATACTTACAACAAATAGTTATTTTAGACAGTTTGTCTTGAAAGATGTCCTTGCTATAATTACAGAAAATATACGTGTTACAAACGTATTGCTTTTTATCTTTTTAGAATATTAGCATGCTTTTGGTCTTTTCCATCTGTTCCTCTTTGATATAAACTTCCTCACTTTCGCCCGTTCAATTCACATTTACTTGCACAAAAATTTCTATTGATTCAGGAGAACTCTTTTCGTATTGATGATATTCATTTTCATCTCTTTCTTTTATATTGTAATCTTTTAATGTACATTACATTTCACTATTGCATGACATCGATATAAGGTTCAAATTCCAACATTCTTTAATCTTTGCTGTCTATATTTTTATTTAAACTAA
The nucleotide sequence above comes from Eubacterium sulci ATCC 35585. Encoded proteins:
- a CDS encoding 4Fe-4S ferredoxin is translated as MKYVVNDSCIGCGFCAGTCPEVFSMNDEGIAVAIEADVPDDALDTAAEAMDGCPVGAIEEA
- a CDS encoding cupin; this encodes MKEVVGKVFSIAKENAYIPGCTVSKSIFDGENYIIYFSMAPETDISAEIFPYHKLIIVEEGSLEVYGTDGYQRALCAGEAVLTQTDKPIGMRTEEGAIYTEISISKEDNMNSAIKAGEVFKLADLIPYQEGKVINMDIAHNDKMKFIIMSFDKGTGLSEHAAPGEALIFALDGEGVIGYEGTEHTIKAGEEFHFAKGGAHFVKATEKFKMALLLTLE
- a CDS encoding FAD-dependent oxidoreductase; the encoded protein is MGKKVVIIGAGVSGLSAGIYALQAGYSVEIYEKNKMPGGECTGWNRQGYHIDNCINFLVGCNKDEQLYKMWENLGVISDSLKIYREPYFYCMNMDGITLHLWRNLEKARKEFLELAPEDTKELNLFFDCVKTLECIKPPCDISIAHMNLIQFIKLGMSMKDANKAIKEYGKQPMEEFVNRFKNHYIRAMFKNYFNSNFNALSFVASYAFFTSNTAAIPEGGSVGLVGRMLAKFESLGGKLHLGINIVKINIVDSQVVSILGNNGEVIKSDNYIWCADPHYLFYDLIDEKYLDKNLRYMYDNPQGYVSNTCYQVAFGIATEKDLKLPKGSIIFPCDEYDVAGETHNFCGMRVFDYDETLFPMEKRVIQCNILQNDENYAYWSGLKNNISLYNQEKQRLADDLRLRIEKKYPQLEGKLIVLGTYSPVTFTTWCNAYKGGYMSFNPQKGYKNKYVKSTIKGLNNLYLASQWIQTSGGLPIAAASGKFAIDIMKSSR
- a CDS encoding integrase, producing MYWQKRINRENPDKEIEEKILEIRELNKDYGYRRMLAELRNQGYSINKKKVQRIMQKLGLQVTSFTRKSRKYSSYKGKVGTVAPNRIKRRFNTHIPHQKITTDTTEFKYYEVDSKGHMTMHKLYLDPFMDMCNGEILSYGIDKHPSAKNIMDALEHAIAITSDCPYRRTFHSDQGWAYQMKAYSHRLNEERIFQSMSRKGNCRDNSVMENFFGLLKQEIYYGVVYYSYEELKLEIKRYIKYYNEQRIKEKLGWMSPVQYRQSLLAA
- a CDS encoding transposase — its product is MAKHSFEFKKKVVLEYLDGKGGTQYLSKKYGLGSNSQLRKWINAYSAFGDEGLRRSRNQIKYSFKKKISVVELYLSSEISYQDLAIREGISNPSMIVNWVNRFRAAGPDALRPRKKGRKKTLDKPKIDNKPIIQENSVIDTSAEHVKELEDELLKLRIENAFLKELRRLRLEDEAKMRERHSSSTASEENSN